One genomic region from Glaciimonas sp. PAMC28666 encodes:
- a CDS encoding NADH-quinone oxidoreductase subunit B family protein, whose protein sequence is MSIEGVLNEGFVTTTADKLINWTRTGSLWPMTFGLACCAVEMMHAGASRYDMDRFGVIFRPSPRQSDVMIVAGTLCNKMAPALRKVYDQMPEPRWVISMGSCANGGGYYHYSYSVVRGCDRIVPVDIYVPGCPPTAEALLYGIIQLQNKIRRTNTIAR, encoded by the coding sequence ATGTCAATTGAAGGTGTATTGAACGAAGGGTTTGTGACCACTACGGCCGACAAGCTTATCAACTGGACGCGTACCGGATCTTTATGGCCGATGACGTTTGGTTTGGCTTGTTGCGCCGTCGAGATGATGCATGCCGGAGCCTCGCGCTACGATATGGATCGTTTCGGCGTCATCTTCCGACCTTCACCGCGCCAGTCCGACGTAATGATCGTCGCTGGCACACTGTGTAACAAGATGGCACCTGCGTTACGTAAGGTGTACGACCAGATGCCGGAGCCACGTTGGGTGATTTCGATGGGTTCGTGCGCCAACGGTGGTGGCTACTATCATTACTCCTATTCCGTGGTGCGTGGCTGCGACCGCATTGTGCCCGTCGACATTTACGTCCCTGGTTGCCCTCCGACTGCCGAAGCGCTGCTGTACGGTATCATTCAGCTGCAAAACAAGATTCGCCGCACTAATACCATTGCGCGCTAA
- a CDS encoding NADH-quinone oxidoreductase subunit A: MNLENYFPVLLFILIGIAVGVMPQLLGRILGPHRPDAQKNSPYECGFEAFEDARMKFDVRYYLVAILFILFDLETAFFFPWGVAMRDLGWAGFITMMVFIAEFVVGFWYIWKKGALDWE, from the coding sequence GTGAACCTCGAAAATTACTTCCCCGTTTTATTATTTATATTGATCGGTATTGCGGTTGGTGTGATGCCGCAATTGCTCGGTCGTATTCTTGGACCACACCGGCCCGACGCTCAGAAAAATTCTCCATACGAATGCGGCTTTGAAGCATTCGAAGACGCGCGCATGAAATTTGATGTGCGGTATTACCTCGTCGCCATTTTGTTCATTTTGTTCGATCTGGAAACTGCCTTTTTCTTCCCTTGGGGTGTCGCTATGCGAGATCTCGGCTGGGCTGGCTTCATCACGATGATGGTATTCATCGCTGAGTTTGTTGTCGGCTTCTGGTACATATGGAAGAAGGGCGCGCTGGATTGGGAGTAA
- the secG gene encoding preprotein translocase subunit SecG has translation MNSVLTIIVVVQVLSALTIIGLVLLQHGKGADMGAAFGSGASGSLFGATGSSNFLSKSTGLAALIFFCATLGLVYLGSHRTAATGGVMDSLPAASAPAASIPSTTVPVPSAAGSASSTPAASAPAASVNPAASGHSTDPSNQIPK, from the coding sequence ATGAACTCAGTACTTACTATTATCGTGGTCGTTCAGGTGTTGTCAGCGTTGACGATTATCGGACTCGTCTTATTGCAGCACGGTAAAGGTGCTGATATGGGTGCAGCTTTTGGCTCCGGCGCTTCAGGTAGTTTGTTTGGAGCGACCGGATCGTCGAACTTTTTGTCTAAGTCGACTGGCCTGGCTGCGCTGATTTTTTTCTGCGCGACGTTGGGTCTGGTCTACTTGGGAAGTCATCGCACTGCAGCAACTGGCGGCGTAATGGATAGTTTGCCAGCCGCATCTGCGCCGGCCGCATCTATTCCATCGACCACGGTTCCTGTGCCAAGTGCTGCCGGTAGTGCGTCATCGACTCCGGCCGCCAGCGCGCCTGCAGCATCGGTAAATCCTGCCGCATCCGGGCACAGTACCGACCCTTCGAATCAAATCCCAAAATAA
- the tpiA gene encoding triose-phosphate isomerase — protein sequence MRRNLVAGNWKMNGSLAANASLLSELKAGLESVGCDIAVCVPSPYLAQCQAELAGTVVALGGQDLSVHVSGAYTGDVAASMLVDFACKYVIVGHSERRAYHGETDQLVAQKALVALQSGLTPIVCVGETLAQREAGQTDVVVGAQLDAVLALIDLSQIKNIVIAYEPVWAIGTGKTATPQMAQDVHAALRNRVSLRDGESAAIVKILYGGSMKPDNAAELMAMPDIDGGLIGGAALKAIDFLSIIAVA from the coding sequence ATGCGCCGCAATCTCGTAGCTGGTAACTGGAAAATGAATGGTAGCTTGGCTGCCAACGCATCATTGCTGTCGGAACTCAAGGCTGGCCTTGAATCTGTCGGCTGCGATATTGCCGTTTGTGTTCCTTCTCCGTATCTGGCCCAGTGCCAGGCGGAACTCGCTGGAACCGTAGTAGCTTTGGGCGGTCAGGATCTCTCAGTCCATGTATCCGGCGCTTACACGGGCGACGTTGCCGCCTCCATGCTGGTGGACTTTGCGTGCAAGTACGTGATTGTCGGCCATTCCGAGCGACGCGCGTATCATGGCGAAACTGACCAATTGGTGGCGCAAAAGGCACTAGTGGCCTTGCAGTCGGGCTTGACGCCGATCGTTTGCGTGGGCGAGACTTTGGCGCAACGTGAGGCGGGGCAAACCGATGTGGTAGTCGGCGCGCAGTTAGATGCCGTTTTGGCGCTGATTGACCTTTCGCAAATCAAGAATATTGTTATCGCCTATGAGCCGGTTTGGGCGATTGGCACAGGTAAGACAGCAACTCCGCAAATGGCGCAGGACGTCCATGCAGCTTTACGGAACAGAGTATCGTTAAGGGACGGCGAGTCTGCTGCGATAGTAAAGATTTTATATGGCGGCAGTATGAAGCCTGACAATGCAGCCGAACTTATGGCAATGCCTGATATCGATGGCGGTTTAATTGGTGGCGCAGCATTGAAGGCGATAGATTTTCTTTCTATTATTGCGGTAGCCTAA
- the yaaA gene encoding peroxide stress protein YaaA, giving the protein MLIVLSPAKSLDYITPPTTDVHTLPDFISRSSELIDVLKKMSPAEVGGLMHISDTLAHLNATRFSSWSKKFSSTNAKQAILAFNGDVYAGFDANSLNPKQLSYTQDRVRILSGLYGMLRPLDLMQPYRLEMGTKLVNAAGKNLYAFWHDTVTLGLNQELAKLNAEVLVNLASDEYFKVVRPKVLQASIVAPVFEDWKNGKYKIISFYAKRARGLMARYATVNKVIDPEQLKDFNVEGYQFTEKDSDATRWVFRRRLAA; this is encoded by the coding sequence ATGTTAATTGTTTTATCGCCTGCCAAATCGCTCGATTACATCACGCCACCGACCACTGACGTTCACACGTTACCTGATTTCATTTCACGCTCGTCGGAATTGATTGATGTATTAAAAAAAATGTCACCAGCTGAGGTCGGCGGCTTAATGCATATTTCGGACACGCTGGCGCATCTGAATGCCACGCGGTTTTCCTCATGGTCTAAAAAGTTCAGCAGCACTAACGCCAAACAGGCAATTTTGGCATTTAACGGCGACGTTTACGCGGGATTTGACGCGAATTCATTAAATCCCAAACAGTTATCGTATACGCAAGATCGCGTGCGAATCTTATCGGGGCTATATGGCATGTTGCGACCTCTTGATCTAATGCAACCGTACCGGCTCGAAATGGGGACCAAACTGGTTAATGCCGCCGGAAAGAATTTGTATGCTTTTTGGCATGACACCGTAACACTGGGGTTAAACCAGGAATTGGCAAAATTAAACGCTGAGGTTCTTGTGAATCTTGCATCGGATGAGTATTTTAAAGTCGTTCGACCGAAAGTTTTACAGGCCAGCATTGTGGCGCCGGTGTTTGAAGATTGGAAAAACGGTAAATATAAGATTATTTCTTTTTATGCAAAGCGCGCGCGGGGTTTGATGGCACGCTACGCTACGGTAAATAAAGTCATCGACCCAGAGCAATTGAAAGACTTCAATGTCGAGGGCTATCAATTTACCGAAAAAGACTCTGATGCGACGCGCTGGGTATTTAGGCGTCGTTTAGCCGCATAA
- a CDS encoding putative toxin-antitoxin system toxin component, PIN family, protein MIPKRIVIDTNVCLDLFVFQDPRWSGLMAALQSGEVEAVTRADCRMEWQLVLHYSHLPISDETRPGFNAAFEAHIKCIEAEALSPRTDVRLPLCSDTDDQKFLELALGAHASTLITKDKALLKLARKTAKLGLFSIIGPQSWCLPQP, encoded by the coding sequence ATGATACCGAAGCGCATCGTCATCGACACTAATGTCTGTCTAGATTTATTTGTTTTCCAGGATCCGCGCTGGTCGGGGCTGATGGCCGCGCTTCAGTCTGGTGAAGTCGAAGCGGTAACGCGGGCCGACTGTCGTATGGAATGGCAACTAGTATTACATTATTCGCATCTTCCGATCAGCGACGAGACCCGACCCGGGTTCAACGCGGCGTTCGAAGCGCACATTAAATGTATCGAGGCGGAGGCGCTATCACCCCGCACCGACGTACGCTTACCACTCTGTTCCGATACGGATGACCAAAAATTTTTAGAATTAGCCCTTGGGGCACATGCCTCGACGCTCATCACCAAGGACAAAGCTCTTTTAAAACTGGCTCGCAAGACGGCTAAACTCGGGCTTTTTTCGATTATAGGGCCTCAAAGCTGGTGCCTTCCGCAACCGTAA
- a CDS encoding pyridoxal phosphate-dependent aminotransferase, with amino-acid sequence MTKQLNVAAFTAPLAPPKSLTLRSKLPDVGTTIFTTMSALAAEKNAVNLGQGFPDFNCDAALVGAVSDAMKNGLNQYPPMVGIPSLRLAIADKIAKLHGHNYDPNTEITVTAGATQGLLTVIMCVVHPGDEVIVIEPAYDSYVPAIELAGGKPIFVQMHLGADGYSVPWDQVTAAVSPRTRLIIINSPHNPTGSLLIADDIAALADIVRGTDILILSDEVYEHMVYDGLAHESISRHPELAARAFIVSSFGKTYHVTGWKIGFVAAPAALSAEFRKVHQFNVFTVNTPVQHGIAEYMRNPAPYLELSAFYQRKRDLFRSGLQDSRFKLLPSDGTYFQCVDYSAISSASEVEFATWLTSEIGVAAIPVSAFYSTPRQSGIVRFCFAKQDETLHKALQRLNTI; translated from the coding sequence ATGACCAAGCAGCTCAATGTCGCCGCATTCACGGCTCCTCTCGCGCCTCCTAAGTCTCTGACCCTACGGTCGAAACTGCCAGACGTCGGCACGACCATTTTTACGACGATGTCAGCGCTCGCTGCGGAGAAAAATGCTGTCAACCTGGGGCAAGGCTTTCCCGATTTCAATTGTGATGCAGCACTCGTTGGCGCGGTCAGCGACGCCATGAAAAATGGACTGAATCAATACCCCCCGATGGTAGGCATACCGTCACTACGCTTGGCTATTGCCGATAAGATCGCGAAGCTGCATGGCCATAACTATGATCCAAACACCGAAATCACGGTCACTGCGGGAGCCACTCAAGGGCTGCTGACCGTTATCATGTGCGTCGTACATCCTGGCGATGAAGTAATCGTCATCGAACCTGCCTATGACAGTTACGTGCCGGCGATTGAATTAGCTGGCGGCAAACCAATCTTCGTTCAAATGCATCTGGGTGCTGACGGTTACTCAGTGCCATGGGACCAGGTTACAGCGGCGGTGAGTCCGCGCACGCGCCTTATAATAATTAACTCCCCGCACAATCCGACCGGTAGCCTGCTGATAGCAGATGATATAGCAGCCTTGGCGGACATCGTGCGCGGTACTGATATTCTGATTCTGTCAGATGAAGTATATGAGCACATGGTGTATGACGGGTTGGCACATGAATCCATCAGCCGCCATCCAGAGTTGGCTGCGCGGGCTTTTATTGTTTCCAGCTTCGGTAAAACTTATCACGTTACGGGTTGGAAAATCGGTTTCGTCGCGGCCCCCGCAGCACTCTCGGCAGAATTTCGGAAGGTCCATCAGTTCAACGTGTTTACGGTCAACACGCCTGTTCAGCATGGAATTGCCGAATATATGCGCAATCCCGCACCTTACCTCGAACTTTCCGCGTTCTACCAGCGTAAGCGCGACTTATTTCGGAGCGGTCTGCAGGACTCGCGTTTCAAGTTGCTGCCATCGGATGGCACCTATTTTCAGTGCGTCGATTACTCGGCGATTTCGTCCGCCAGCGAGGTGGAGTTTGCTACGTGGCTCACAAGCGAAATTGGTGTGGCCGCAATTCCTGTATCCGCATTCTATTCAACGCCACGTCAATCCGGCATCGTACGTTTTTGTTTTGCGAAACAGGATGAAACTTTACACAAAGCGCTACAACGTCTGAACACCATTTAA